A genome region from Hoplias malabaricus isolate fHopMal1 chromosome 8, fHopMal1.hap1, whole genome shotgun sequence includes the following:
- the btbd9 gene encoding BTB/POZ domain-containing protein 9, whose product MSDSHPLRTHSSAAEIDHLHLLSEQLGALVPGEEYSDVTFLVEEKRFPAHRVILAARCQYFRALLYGGMRESQPQAEVRLEETHAEAFSMLLRYLYTGRASLSDAREETLLDFLGLAHRYGLQPLEASTCDFLRTLLNTRNVCLIFDVASLYCLRGLAEACCAYMDRHAVEVLETDGFLSLSKAALLTVVRRDSFAASEREIFQALCRWCRHNGEGPAAKEVMSAVRLPLMSLSEMLNVVRPSGLLSPDDLLDAIQTRSESRDMDLNYRGMLIPEENIATMKHGAVVVKGELKSALLDGDTQNYDLDHGFSRHPIEEEGRSSGIQIRLGQPSIINHIRMLLWDKDSRSYSYYIEVSMDELDWVRVVDHSKFLCRSWQNLYFQARVCRFIRVVGTHNTVNKVFHLVALECMYTMHPFVLENGLLVPSENVATVQACASVVEGVSRCRNALLNGDTGHYDWDSGYTCHQLGSGAIVVQLAQPYMLSSMRLLLWDCDERSYSYYVELSTNQQQWVKVVDRTRVACRSWQTLQFERQPASFIRIVGTHNTANEVFHCVHFECPAQRDRELNEGSPSPDHFSSDYNSQHAQPSRPQGLPQRPSPSSLHS is encoded by the exons ATGAGTGACAGCCACCCCCTCCGGACGCACAGCTCCGCAGCGGAGATCGACCACCTGCACCTCCTCTCCGAGCAGCTGGGCGCGTTAGTGCCGGGAGAGGAGTACAGCGATGTCACTTTCCTGGTGGAGGAGAAACGATTCCCTGCTCACAGAGTCATTCTCGCTGCTCGCTGTCAGTACTTCAG AGCTCTGCTGTACGGTGGGATGAGGGAGTCCCAGCCTCAGGCGGAGGTGCGTTTGGAGGAGACTCACGCGGAAGCGTTCTCCATGCTCCTGAGATACCTCTACACGGGCCGAGCCAGTCTGAGCGACGCCAGAGAGGAAACCCTGCTGGACTTTCTGGGCTTGGCGCATCGCTATGGCCTTCAACCGCTGGAGGCCTCCACCTGCGACTTCTTACGCACGCTGCTGAACACACGGAACGTGTGCTTGATCTTTGACGTGGCCAGTCTGTACTGTCTGAGAGGCCTGGCCGAGGCGTGCTGCGCCTACATGGACCGCCATGCCGTGGAGGTGCTGGAGACGGACGGCTTCCTCTCGCTCTCCAAG GCCGCTCTCCTGACTGTGGTGAGGAGGGACTCGTTTGCCGCGAGCGAGAGGGAGATTTTTCAGGCGCTCTGCCGCTGGTGTAGACACAACGGCGAGGGTCCAGCCGCCAAAGAAGTGATGTCAGCTGTGAGGCTGCCCCTCATGAGTCTCTCCGAGATGCTGAACGTGGTTCGACCCTCGGGCCTCCTGAGCCCCGACGATCTACTGGACGCCATACAGACCCGCTCCGAGAGCAGGGACATGGACCTGAACTACCGCGGCATGCTCA TCCCTGAGGAGAACATCGCCACTATGAAGCATGGAGCCGTGGTGGTGAAGGGGGAGCTGAAGTCCGCTCTGCTGGATGGAGACACTCAGAACTATGACCTGGACCATGGTTTCTCCCGGCACCCCATAGAGGAAGAGGGCAGATCGTCTGGGATCCAGATCCGTCTGGGCCAGCCGTCCATCATCAACCACATACGCATGCTGCTGTGGGATAAAGACAGCAG ATCCTACTCCTACTACATCGAGGTCTCCATGGACGAGCTGGACTGGGTCCGTGTGGTGGATCACTCCAAGTTCCTGTGTCGTTCCTGGCAGAATCTGTACTTCCAAGCACGAGTCTGCAG GTTCATCCGTGTGGTCGGGACTCACAACACCGTCAATAAGGTCTTCCATTTGGTGGCTCTGGAGTGTATGTACACAATGCATCCCTTCGTCCTGGAGAACGGCCTCCTGG TTCCCAGTGAGAATGTGGCGACGGTGCAGGCGTGTGCGAGTGTGGTGGAAGGAGTGAGCCGCTGTAGAAACGCTCTCCTGAACGGAGATACCGGCCACTACGACTGGGACTCGGGATACACCTGCCACCAGCTCGGCTCTGGGGCCATCGTGGTCCAGCTCGCACAGCCGTACATGCTGAGCTCCATGAG gcTGTTGCTGTGGGACTGTGATGAGCGCAGTTACAGTTACTACGTGGAGTTGTCCACTAACCAGCAGCAGTGGGTCAAAGTGGTGGACCGCACTCGAGTCGCCTGCAG ATCTTGGCAAACCTTGCAGTTTGAACGTCAGCCTGCGTCCTTCATTCGAATTGTGGGGACACACAACACAGCCAACGAG gtCTTCCACTGTGTGCACTTTGAGTGTCCAGCTCAGCGGGACAGAGAGCTCAATGAAGGCAGTCCCAGTCCAGACCACTTCAGCTCAGACTACAATTCCCAGCATGCTCAGCCCTCCCGCCCCCAGGGCCTACCCCAGAGACCCTCCCCTTCTTCTTTGCACTCATAA
- the LOC136705862 gene encoding lactoylglutathione lyase-like — YSRLNRWILGTGEYRGFLSGSGPSRTWNLSSFCNWGSETDDSQSYHNGNSDPRGFGHLGIAVPDVYAACKLFEEQGVTFVKKPDDGKMKGLAFVQDPDGYWIEILSPNNMVSITS; from the exons TACTCTCGATTAAATCGCTGGATACTGGGCACAGGAGAGTACAGAGGCTTTCTGAGCGGATCTGGACCGAGCAGGACCTGGAATCTATCTTCCTTTTG TAACTGGGGTTCGGAGACGGACGACAGCCAGTCGTACCACAACGGAAACTCTGACCCTCGCGGGTTTG GTCACTTGGGAATCGCGGTGCCGGACGTATACGCCGCCTGTAAACTGTTTGAGGAGCAGGGAGTGACCTTTGTGAAGAAGCCTGACGATG GGAAAATGAAGGGCCTGGCGTTCGTTCAAGACCCCGACGGCTACTGGATAGAAATACTGAGCCCCAACAACATGGTGTCCATCACGTCTTAA